A portion of the Mus pahari chromosome 17, PAHARI_EIJ_v1.1, whole genome shotgun sequence genome contains these proteins:
- the Pnpla5 gene encoding patatin-like phospholipase domain-containing protein 5 has product MDFLEAERGWSLSFSGSGYIGLYHVGVTECLRQRAPRLIQGARRFYGSSSGALNAMAIVFGKSTDFACSNLLDMVKLVERLSLGIFHPAYGPIEHIRKKLYEALPDDCHILASQRLGISMTRWPDGQNFIVTDFATKDELIQALICTLYLPLYCGVIPPAFRGQRFIDGALSNNLPFSDCPTTITVSPFNGTVDICPQNISHSLFELTAFNASFQISTRNFFWGIKAVFPPKPEVVADHCRQGYLDALRFLERRGLTKEPVLWSLVSKAPPALVEGPRGTDHDQGQKTGPTVRWDIPSVLVKDVPNFELLSPELEAALRKACKRDFWARVQCSVPGKVLTYLLLPCTLPFEYAYFRSRRLMEWLPEVPDDLNWMRGLLKSTTLEVYSMAKSWLLRLGSPPATRADSGLLRQRRGTAASGNRPLNHRLADCALG; this is encoded by the exons ATGGACttcctggaggcagagagaggctggagcctgtccttctcaGGCTCTGGCTACATTGGCCTCTACCACGTGGGTGTCACCGAGTGTCTGCGCCAGCGCGCACCTCGCCTCATCCAGGGCGCCCGCCGCTTCTATGGCTCCTCCTCAGGCGCACTCAATGCCATGGCCATTGTCTTTGGCAAGTCCACAG ACTTTGCCTGTTCCAATCTCCTGGACATGGTGAAACTTGTGGAGCGACTAAGCCTGGGCATCTTCCATCCGGCCTATGGACCCATTGAACACATCAGGAAAAAGCTGTATGAAGCTCTTCCTGACGACTGCCATATTCTAGCCTCCCAGAGGCTGGGCATCTCCATGACCCGATGGCCTGATGGCCAGAATTTCATAGTCACCGATTTTGCCACTAAGGATGAACTTATCCAG GCTCTGATCTGCACCTTGTATTTACCCTTATACTGTGGGGTGATCCCCCCGGCGTTCAGAGGGCAG cgCTTCATTGACGGGGCTCTGAGCAACAACCTGCCCTTCTCCGATTGTCCCACCACCATCACCGTCTCTCCTTTCAACGGGACAGTGGACATCTGTCCCCAGAACATATCACATAGTCTTTTTGAGCTAACTGCCTTCAATGCCAGTTTCCAGATCTCTACTAGGAACTTCTTTTGGGGGATCAAAGCCGTGTTCCCCCCCAAGCCTGAG GTGGTGGCTGACCATTGCCGACAAGGTTACCTGGACGCCCTGAGGTTCCTGGAGAGACGGG GACTTACCAAGGAGCCAGTGCTGTGGTCGCTGGTATCTAAGGCGCCTCCAGCCCTCGTGGAGGGGCCCAGGGGCACTGACCATGACCAGGGCCAGAAGACTGGCCCAACTGTCAGGTGGGACATCCCTAGTGTGCTGGTCAAGGACGTGCCCAACTTCGAGCTGCTGTCACCGGAGCTGGAGGCTG CACTGAGAAAGGCATGCAAGAGAGACTTCTGGGCCCGTGTCCAGTGCTCAGTGCCAGGGAAGGTGCTGACCTACCTGCTTCTGCCCTGTACGCTGCCCTTCGAGTATGCCTACTTCCGGAGCAGGAG GCTGATGGAGTGGCTACCTGAGGTACCAGATGACTTGAATTGGATGCGGGGCCTCCTGAAGAGTACCACTCTCGAGGTCTACTCCATGGCCAAGTCATGGCTTCTCAGGTTGGGCAG CCCACCTGCCACCCGAGCAGACTCCGGTCTCCTCCGGCAGCGGCGGGGGACAGCTGCTTCTGGGAACAGGCCCTTGAACCACAGGCTCGCTGATTGTGCACTGGGCTAG